A region from the Bacillus sp. 2205SS5-2 genome encodes:
- the kynB gene encoding arylformamidase codes for MKLFDISRQLSEKIAVWPGDTPYSFGLSLSKEESGSVNVGKMEMSTHSGTHVDAPYHFNEEGKRIHELDLQTYIGKATVVDVTEQSSISCELIESLSLSKVKRLLFKTNAWRDETLFPEEIPPIESGVAKLLAQKGVILIGVDVPSVDPISSKELVAHHELYQHSINILEGIDLHAVIPGEYELIALPLSIVGGDGSPVRAVLRELPTKGG; via the coding sequence ATGAAACTTTTTGATATTTCAAGACAGCTATCTGAAAAAATCGCGGTTTGGCCAGGAGATACTCCTTATTCTTTTGGGTTATCGTTGAGTAAGGAAGAAAGCGGTTCTGTTAATGTAGGTAAAATGGAAATGAGTACCCATAGTGGTACTCATGTAGACGCACCTTATCATTTTAATGAAGAAGGGAAGCGAATTCACGAGCTAGACTTACAAACTTATATAGGCAAAGCAACGGTCGTTGATGTAACGGAGCAGAGCAGCATTTCTTGTGAGCTAATTGAAAGCTTGAGCTTGTCCAAAGTGAAACGGCTTCTCTTTAAGACGAATGCCTGGAGAGATGAAACTCTTTTCCCTGAAGAAATTCCTCCGATTGAAAGTGGTGTAGCAAAGCTGCTAGCTCAGAAGGGTGTAATCTTGATTGGAGTAGATGTACCATCGGTTGATCCAATCTCAAGTAAAGAATTGGTTGCTCATCATGAATTGTATCAGCACTCAATTAACATCCTAGAAGGAATTGACCTTCACGCGGTAATTCCAGGAGAGTATGAACTCATTGCGTTGCCACTATCAATTGTTGGTGGAGACGGTAGTCCAGTGCGAGCAGTGTTACGAGAGTTACCAACTAAAGGGGGGTAA